One window of Streptomyces sp. NBC_00273 genomic DNA carries:
- a CDS encoding uridine kinase family protein, which translates to MFLDTNRSPGGSPTRGNGSDWCPVSSPSTSPTRVVLLTGPSGSGKSSLAARSGLPVLRLDDFYKEADDPTLPLVEGSSDIDWDSPLSWDADAAVAAIAELCAAGRTDVPVYDIATSSRTGTESLDIARTPLFIAEGIFAADVVARCQQLGLLADAICLRGRPSTTFRRRLVRDLREGRKSVPFLLRRGLRLMRAERGIVARHVALGAHACAGDEALGRLAAAAAGRHRTATPA; encoded by the coding sequence GTTCCTGGACACCAACCGGTCACCGGGAGGATCCCCTACCCGGGGGAATGGTTCAGACTGGTGTCCCGTGAGCTCCCCCTCTACTTCACCGACCCGCGTCGTCCTGCTGACCGGTCCGTCGGGCTCCGGAAAATCGTCGCTGGCCGCCCGCTCGGGGTTGCCCGTGCTGCGCCTCGACGACTTCTACAAGGAAGCCGACGACCCCACCCTTCCGCTGGTGGAGGGCAGCTCCGACATCGACTGGGACTCCCCGCTGTCCTGGGACGCGGACGCGGCGGTCGCCGCGATCGCCGAACTGTGCGCGGCGGGGCGGACCGACGTTCCCGTCTACGACATCGCGACGAGCTCCCGCACGGGCACCGAGAGCCTCGACATCGCCCGCACCCCGCTGTTCATCGCGGAGGGCATCTTCGCCGCCGACGTGGTCGCCCGCTGCCAGCAGCTCGGCCTCCTCGCGGACGCCATCTGCCTGCGGGGGCGCCCCTCGACGACCTTCCGCCGCCGGCTGGTTCGCGACCTGCGGGAAGGCCGCAAGTCGGTGCCGTTCCTGCTGCGCAGGGGCCTGCGGCTGATGCGCGCCGAACGCGGCATCGTGGCCCGCCACGTCGCCCTGGGCGCGCACGCCTGCGCGGGCGACGAGGCCCTCGGCCGCCTGGCTGCGGCCGCGGCGGGCCGCCACCGCACGGCGACCCCGGCGTAG